One Candidatus Nezhaarchaeota archaeon genomic region harbors:
- a CDS encoding M24 family metallopeptidase, with product GLEVVEEPDVSPRSSRLLEPGMTLCLEPKLVAPEWGASFEDTVLIEEDGPRVLSKSPRELVCV from the coding sequence GGCCTAGAGGTAGTCGAGGAGCCAGACGTAAGCCCCAGGAGTAGTAGGCTGCTAGAGCCAGGTATGACGCTCTGCCTAGAGCCTAAGCTAGTAGCTCCTGAGTGGGGCGCTAGCTTCGAGGACACGGTGCTCATCGAGGAGGACGGCCCCCGCGTCTTAAGCAAGTCCCCGCGAGAGCTAGTGTGCGTCTAA